Proteins encoded together in one Salvelinus fontinalis isolate EN_2023a chromosome 6, ASM2944872v1, whole genome shotgun sequence window:
- the LOC129858445 gene encoding ribose-phosphate pyrophosphokinase 1-like isoform X2 has translation MPNIKIFSGSSHRELSHKIADRLGMELGKVVTKKFSNQETCVEIGESVRGEDVYIVQSGCGEINDNLMELLIMINACKIASASRVTAVIPCFPYSRQDKKDKSRAPISAKLVANMLSVSGADHIITMDLHASQIQGFFDIPVDNLYAEPAVLKWIKENIAEWKTCTIVSPDAGGAKRVTSIADRLNVDFALIHKERKKANEVDRMVLVGDVTDRVAILVDDMADTCGTICHAADKLISAGATKVYAILTHGIFSGPAISRINNACFEAVVVTNTIPQEEKMKTCPKIQVIDISMILAEAIRRTHNGESVSYLFSHVPL, from the exons ATGCCGAACATTAAGATATTCAGCGGTAGCTCGCATCGGGAACTATCTCACAAAATTGCTGACCGTCTTGGGATGGAACTCGGGAAGGTTGTCACCAAGAAATTCAGCAATCAAGAAACATG TGTTGAGATCGGGGAGAGTGTACGTGGAGAGGATGTCTACATCGTACAGAGCGGCTGTGGGGAGATCAATGATAATCTGATGGAGCTGCTGATTATGATCAATGCGTGTAAGATCGCCTCGGCCTCCCGTGTCACAGCCGTCATCCCCTGCTTTCCCTACTCACGGCAGGACAAGAAGGACAAG AGTCGAGCGCCTATCTCAGCCAAGCTGGTGGCTAACATGCTGTCTGTGTCTGGGGCTGATCACATCATCACTATGGATCTCCACGCCTCACAGATCCAG GGTTTCTTCGACATCCCGGTGGATAACCTGTATGCTGAGCCTGCTGTACTGAAGTGGATCAAGGAGAACATCGCAGAGTGGAAGACCTGCACTATCGTCTCTCCAGACGCAGGGGGTGCCAAGAG AGTGACTTCCATAGCGGACAGGCTCAATGTGGACTTTGCTCTGATccacaaagagagaaagaaggcCAATGAGGTGGATCGCATGGTGTTGGTTGGGGACGTCACGGACCGGGTGGCCATCTTGGTGGATGACATGGCAGACACCTGTGGTACAATCTGTCACGCGGCCGACAA GCTGATCTCAGCTGGTGCTACCAAGGTGTATGCCATTCTGACCCACGGTATCTTCTCTGGCCCGGCCATCTCACGCATCAACAACGCCTGCTTCGAGGCCGTGGTCGTCACCAACACTATCCCTCAGGAGGAGAAGATGAAGACCTGTCCTAAgatacag GTGATTGACATCTCTATGATCTTGGCAGAGGCCATCCGCAGGACCCACAACGGAGAATCTGTCTCCTACCTCTTCAGCCATGTCCCCTtgtaa
- the LOC129858445 gene encoding ribose-phosphate pyrophosphokinase 1-like isoform X3 → MPNIKIFSGSSHRELSHKIADRLGMELGKVVTKKFSNQETCVEIGESVRGEDVYIVQSGCGEINDNLMELLIMINACKIASASRVTAVIPCFPYSRQDKKDKVGSRAPISAKLVANMLSVSGADHIITMDLHASQIQGFFDIPVDNLYAEPAVLKWIKENIAEWKTCTIVSPDAGGAKRVTSIADRLNVDFALIHKERKKANEVDRMVLVGDVTDRVAILVDDMADTCGTICHAADKLISAGATKVYAILTHGIFSGPAISRINNACFEAVVVTNTIPQEEKMKTCPKIQVRGHSTVLRYR, encoded by the exons ATGCCGAACATTAAGATATTCAGCGGTAGCTCGCATCGGGAACTATCTCACAAAATTGCTGACCGTCTTGGGATGGAACTCGGGAAGGTTGTCACCAAGAAATTCAGCAATCAAGAAACATG TGTTGAGATCGGGGAGAGTGTACGTGGAGAGGATGTCTACATCGTACAGAGCGGCTGTGGGGAGATCAATGATAATCTGATGGAGCTGCTGATTATGATCAATGCGTGTAAGATCGCCTCGGCCTCCCGTGTCACAGCCGTCATCCCCTGCTTTCCCTACTCACGGCAGGACAAGAAGGACAAGGTGGGG AGTCGAGCGCCTATCTCAGCCAAGCTGGTGGCTAACATGCTGTCTGTGTCTGGGGCTGATCACATCATCACTATGGATCTCCACGCCTCACAGATCCAG GGTTTCTTCGACATCCCGGTGGATAACCTGTATGCTGAGCCTGCTGTACTGAAGTGGATCAAGGAGAACATCGCAGAGTGGAAGACCTGCACTATCGTCTCTCCAGACGCAGGGGGTGCCAAGAG AGTGACTTCCATAGCGGACAGGCTCAATGTGGACTTTGCTCTGATccacaaagagagaaagaaggcCAATGAGGTGGATCGCATGGTGTTGGTTGGGGACGTCACGGACCGGGTGGCCATCTTGGTGGATGACATGGCAGACACCTGTGGTACAATCTGTCACGCGGCCGACAA GCTGATCTCAGCTGGTGCTACCAAGGTGTATGCCATTCTGACCCACGGTATCTTCTCTGGCCCGGCCATCTCACGCATCAACAACGCCTGCTTCGAGGCCGTGGTCGTCACCAACACTATCCCTCAGGAGGAGAAGATGAAGACCTGTCCTAAgatacaggtcaggggtcacagcactgtcctaagatacag GTGA
- the LOC129858445 gene encoding ribose-phosphate pyrophosphokinase 1-like isoform X5 — MSRAPISAKLVANMLSVSGADHIITMDLHASQIQGFFDIPVDNLYAEPAVLKWIKENIAEWKTCTIVSPDAGGAKRVTSIADRLNVDFALIHKERKKANEVDRMVLVGDVTDRVAILVDDMADTCGTICHAADKLISAGATKVYAILTHGIFSGPAISRINNACFEAVVVTNTIPQEEKMKTCPKIQVIDISMILAEAIRRTHNGESVSYLFSHVPL; from the exons ATG AGTCGAGCGCCTATCTCAGCCAAGCTGGTGGCTAACATGCTGTCTGTGTCTGGGGCTGATCACATCATCACTATGGATCTCCACGCCTCACAGATCCAG GGTTTCTTCGACATCCCGGTGGATAACCTGTATGCTGAGCCTGCTGTACTGAAGTGGATCAAGGAGAACATCGCAGAGTGGAAGACCTGCACTATCGTCTCTCCAGACGCAGGGGGTGCCAAGAG AGTGACTTCCATAGCGGACAGGCTCAATGTGGACTTTGCTCTGATccacaaagagagaaagaaggcCAATGAGGTGGATCGCATGGTGTTGGTTGGGGACGTCACGGACCGGGTGGCCATCTTGGTGGATGACATGGCAGACACCTGTGGTACAATCTGTCACGCGGCCGACAA GCTGATCTCAGCTGGTGCTACCAAGGTGTATGCCATTCTGACCCACGGTATCTTCTCTGGCCCGGCCATCTCACGCATCAACAACGCCTGCTTCGAGGCCGTGGTCGTCACCAACACTATCCCTCAGGAGGAGAAGATGAAGACCTGTCCTAAgatacag GTGATTGACATCTCTATGATCTTGGCAGAGGCCATCCGCAGGACCCACAACGGAGAATCTGTCTCCTACCTCTTCAGCCATGTCCCCTtgtaa
- the LOC129858445 gene encoding ribose-phosphate pyrophosphokinase 1-like isoform X1, whose product MPNIKIFSGSSHRELSHKIADRLGMELGKVVTKKFSNQETCVEIGESVRGEDVYIVQSGCGEINDNLMELLIMINACKIASASRVTAVIPCFPYSRQDKKDKVGSRAPISAKLVANMLSVSGADHIITMDLHASQIQGFFDIPVDNLYAEPAVLKWIKENIAEWKTCTIVSPDAGGAKRVTSIADRLNVDFALIHKERKKANEVDRMVLVGDVTDRVAILVDDMADTCGTICHAADKLISAGATKVYAILTHGIFSGPAISRINNACFEAVVVTNTIPQEEKMKTCPKIQVIDISMILAEAIRRTHNGESVSYLFSHVPL is encoded by the exons ATGCCGAACATTAAGATATTCAGCGGTAGCTCGCATCGGGAACTATCTCACAAAATTGCTGACCGTCTTGGGATGGAACTCGGGAAGGTTGTCACCAAGAAATTCAGCAATCAAGAAACATG TGTTGAGATCGGGGAGAGTGTACGTGGAGAGGATGTCTACATCGTACAGAGCGGCTGTGGGGAGATCAATGATAATCTGATGGAGCTGCTGATTATGATCAATGCGTGTAAGATCGCCTCGGCCTCCCGTGTCACAGCCGTCATCCCCTGCTTTCCCTACTCACGGCAGGACAAGAAGGACAAGGTGGGG AGTCGAGCGCCTATCTCAGCCAAGCTGGTGGCTAACATGCTGTCTGTGTCTGGGGCTGATCACATCATCACTATGGATCTCCACGCCTCACAGATCCAG GGTTTCTTCGACATCCCGGTGGATAACCTGTATGCTGAGCCTGCTGTACTGAAGTGGATCAAGGAGAACATCGCAGAGTGGAAGACCTGCACTATCGTCTCTCCAGACGCAGGGGGTGCCAAGAG AGTGACTTCCATAGCGGACAGGCTCAATGTGGACTTTGCTCTGATccacaaagagagaaagaaggcCAATGAGGTGGATCGCATGGTGTTGGTTGGGGACGTCACGGACCGGGTGGCCATCTTGGTGGATGACATGGCAGACACCTGTGGTACAATCTGTCACGCGGCCGACAA GCTGATCTCAGCTGGTGCTACCAAGGTGTATGCCATTCTGACCCACGGTATCTTCTCTGGCCCGGCCATCTCACGCATCAACAACGCCTGCTTCGAGGCCGTGGTCGTCACCAACACTATCCCTCAGGAGGAGAAGATGAAGACCTGTCCTAAgatacag GTGATTGACATCTCTATGATCTTGGCAGAGGCCATCCGCAGGACCCACAACGGAGAATCTGTCTCCTACCTCTTCAGCCATGTCCCCTtgtaa
- the LOC129858446 gene encoding solute carrier family 25 member 53-like — protein MGRGPGHNHEDHVLRTNTMVWLPSFLHGGSSSLVSTLTTFPIYKIVFRQQLHSTVVSQAIGQLRKEGFLKLYRGVVPPLLMKTLNGTLLFGIHDAFLRCLSSITNPCSAIPLSALPAVAGLGTGIVEALFFTPFERVQNVLQNGGNDRSLPTLRSVLARLGTERLGTGYYRAFIPILARNTLGSCIYFGLKDPVGAALREKGLPPMASSFLSGMVISCMAINLPLYPLSVLVVNMQAGVVGEAAGVRGSWKALWEGQLKRSVPLLYRGGSLVILRSCISWGITTAIYDRCSAH, from the coding sequence ATGGGGCGGGGTCCTGGTCATAACCATGAAGACCACGTCCTCAGGACGAACACTATGGTTTGGCTCCCCAGCTTCCTGCATGGTGGGTCTTCCAGCCTGGTGTCCACTCTCACCACCTTCCCCATCTACAAGATCGTGTTCCGCCAGCAGCTTCACAGCACCGTAGTCAGCCAGGCGATAGGCCAACTCAGGAAGGAGGGTTTCCTGAAGCTCTACAGGGGTGTGGTTCCCCCTCTACTGATGAAAACCCTGAACGGGACGCTACTTTTTGGAATACATGACGCTTTCCTCCGCTGTCTCTCCTCCATCACCAACCCCTGCAGTGCCATCCCTCTCTCCGCGTTACCAGCTGTGGCCGGGCTCGGCACAGGCATCGTGGAGGCCTTGTTCTTCACACCATTTGAGCGTGTGCAGAATGTGTTGCAGAACGGGGGCAACGACCGCAGCCTGCCCACCCTGAGGAGTGTGCTGGCCCGGCTGGGGACGGAGAGGCTGGGGACGGGGTACTACAGAGCCTTCATCCCCATATTGGCCCGTAACACCCTGGGAAGCTGCATCTACTTCGGTCTGAAGGACCCCGTCGGTGCTGCTCTGAGGGAGAAGGGGCTTCCTCCTATGGCCTCATCCTTCCTGTCAGGAATGGTAATCAGCTGCATGGCGATCAACCTGCCCCTGTATCCTCTGTCTGTGCTGGTGGTCAACATGCAGGCTGGGGTGGTGGGTGAGGCAGCGGGGGTGAGGGGGAGCTGGAAGGCACTGTGGGAAGGTCAGCTGAAGAGGAGCGTCCCCCTGCTGTACCGCGGAGGTTCCCTGGTTATCCTCAGGAGCTGTATCAGCTGGGGAATCACTACAGCCATCTACGACCGATGCTCCGCACACTGA
- the LOC129858445 gene encoding ribose-phosphate pyrophosphokinase 1-like isoform X4, with amino-acid sequence MDHYVRVEIGESVRGEDVYIVQSGCGEINDNLMELLIMINACKIASASRVTAVIPCFPYSRQDKKDKVGSRAPISAKLVANMLSVSGADHIITMDLHASQIQGFFDIPVDNLYAEPAVLKWIKENIAEWKTCTIVSPDAGGAKRVTSIADRLNVDFALIHKERKKANEVDRMVLVGDVTDRVAILVDDMADTCGTICHAADKLISAGATKVYAILTHGIFSGPAISRINNACFEAVVVTNTIPQEEKMKTCPKIQVIDISMILAEAIRRTHNGESVSYLFSHVPL; translated from the exons ATGGACCACTATGTACG TGTTGAGATCGGGGAGAGTGTACGTGGAGAGGATGTCTACATCGTACAGAGCGGCTGTGGGGAGATCAATGATAATCTGATGGAGCTGCTGATTATGATCAATGCGTGTAAGATCGCCTCGGCCTCCCGTGTCACAGCCGTCATCCCCTGCTTTCCCTACTCACGGCAGGACAAGAAGGACAAGGTGGGG AGTCGAGCGCCTATCTCAGCCAAGCTGGTGGCTAACATGCTGTCTGTGTCTGGGGCTGATCACATCATCACTATGGATCTCCACGCCTCACAGATCCAG GGTTTCTTCGACATCCCGGTGGATAACCTGTATGCTGAGCCTGCTGTACTGAAGTGGATCAAGGAGAACATCGCAGAGTGGAAGACCTGCACTATCGTCTCTCCAGACGCAGGGGGTGCCAAGAG AGTGACTTCCATAGCGGACAGGCTCAATGTGGACTTTGCTCTGATccacaaagagagaaagaaggcCAATGAGGTGGATCGCATGGTGTTGGTTGGGGACGTCACGGACCGGGTGGCCATCTTGGTGGATGACATGGCAGACACCTGTGGTACAATCTGTCACGCGGCCGACAA GCTGATCTCAGCTGGTGCTACCAAGGTGTATGCCATTCTGACCCACGGTATCTTCTCTGGCCCGGCCATCTCACGCATCAACAACGCCTGCTTCGAGGCCGTGGTCGTCACCAACACTATCCCTCAGGAGGAGAAGATGAAGACCTGTCCTAAgatacag GTGATTGACATCTCTATGATCTTGGCAGAGGCCATCCGCAGGACCCACAACGGAGAATCTGTCTCCTACCTCTTCAGCCATGTCCCCTtgtaa